Proteins encoded in a region of the Planococcus citri chromosome 1, ihPlaCitr1.1, whole genome shotgun sequence genome:
- the LOC135832818 gene encoding protein obstructor-E-like gives MLRALIFVCCCFALITNGHFQLSCPEKNGRYATSQCDAYIECVNGVAERKLCPDGLLFNANGALFGYPCGYPIDVDCEGRSALQEPQSTENCPRQFGYFRMGDQTHCGQFVNCANGEGFIFNCPEGLAFDERTYKCDWPDQVPSCDAESYLGFACPLNSNSISENDLQLYPHPSDCQRYFVCQNGRPRLQSCGKKRAFNDIYGVCDGIANVTRCANYRFPDDE, from the exons ATGTTACGAGCGTTAATATTTGTGTGTTGTTGTTTTGCATTAATTACAAACG GTCACTTCCAACTGAGTTGTCCTGAAAAGAACGGCAGATACGCGACAAGTCAATGTGACGCCTACATAGAATGTGTGAATGGTGTAGCCGAACGCAAGCTGTGCCCGGATGGTCTTCTTTTCAACGCTAATGGGGCATTATTTGGCTACCCTTGCGGATACCCGATAGATGTAGATTGCGAAGGAAGAAGCGCCCTTC AGGAACCTCAATCGACTGAAAATTGTCCTCGTCAGTTCGGATACTTCAGAATGGGAGATCAAACCCATTGCGGACAATTTGTAAATTGCGCTAATGGCGAaggatttattttcaattgccCGGAAGGGTTAGCTTTCGACGAAAGAACTTATAAATGCGACTGGCCTGACCAAGTTCCCTCGTGCGATGCCGAAA GTTATCTAGGTTTCGCGTGCCCTTTGAACAGCAACAGTATATCAGAAAACGATCTTCAACTGTACCCTCATCCCTCGGACTGTCAAAGATATTTTGTATGCCAAAATGGCCGTCCAAGGTTACAAAGTTGCGGCAAAAAGCGAGCATTTAATGATATTTATGGAGTATGCGACGGAATCGCCAACGTTACCAgatg CGCCAATTATCGATTCCCTGATGATGAGTAa